One genomic segment of Candidatus Poribacteria bacterium includes these proteins:
- a CDS encoding DUF202 domain-containing protein — translation MSEKPTPYKGLEDQLILRDHLAADRTILANERTFLAYIRTALTLFVAGLSFVHLKEIFSSHIVEVIGVVFILLGIATFFVGLFRYKRMQALIRKIKQEELKELEEKDS, via the coding sequence ATGTCAGAGAAACCAACGCCTTACAAAGGACTGGAAGACCAACTTATCTTGCGCGACCATCTCGCGGCGGATCGAACGATCCTCGCGAATGAGCGAACCTTCCTTGCTTATATCCGCACGGCACTCACGCTGTTCGTCGCGGGTTTATCCTTTGTACATCTCAAAGAGATCTTTAGTTCACATATCGTTGAGGTGATCGGCGTCGTCTTTATTCTCCTCGGCATTGCGACCTTCTTCGTTGGGCTTTTCAGATACAAACGGATGCAAGCCTTGATTCGTAAGATTAAGCAAGAAGAACTCAAGGAATTAGAAGAAAAGGATTCATAA
- a CDS encoding WD40 repeat domain-containing protein: MKKTELFQNCIHSELPPGLKIRFDKKQVMAITFSPDGTRLAAGGDGRIWIYDTATGAQFAMLSGYTEHMRALAFAPDNSLLASGSEDNTLRLWDTATAREVLTLAGDSHLVNALASSSPDGVPLPGWDPRTERLLAASTEAPGRIRSLAFSPDGTTLASGSADGKIRLWEVETGGLLSTFSAHDGLVLALAFSPESETLASGGSDTLIRVWDLESKHLISILRGHTDSVNALALSGDGELLVSGGRDNYIQLWETSSGNPISVFPVQEGAIRELTFSGDGEKLIYATHDGALLIRER; encoded by the coding sequence ATGAAAAAAACAGAACTGTTCCAAAACTGCATCCACTCTGAGTTGCCTCCGGGACTCAAAATACGATTCGATAAAAAACAGGTGATGGCTATCACGTTCTCGCCGGATGGCACACGGCTCGCGGCAGGCGGTGATGGGCGTATCTGGATATATGACACAGCCACTGGGGCACAATTCGCAATGCTCTCAGGTTATACGGAGCACATGCGGGCATTAGCGTTTGCGCCGGATAATTCTCTGCTTGCCAGCGGAAGCGAAGACAATACGCTCAGACTCTGGGATACCGCCACGGCGCGCGAAGTGTTAACCCTGGCTGGGGATTCTCATCTGGTGAACGCGTTGGCGTCGTCTTCGCCGGATGGGGTGCCACTTCCGGGCTGGGATCCGCGTACAGAACGGTTGCTTGCGGCTTCTACTGAAGCCCCGGGCAGAATTAGAAGCCTTGCTTTTTCGCCGGATGGAACAACACTCGCAAGCGGCAGTGCAGATGGCAAGATTCGATTGTGGGAAGTTGAAACGGGCGGACTGCTCTCCACCTTTTCAGCACATGACGGACTCGTCTTGGCTTTGGCATTTTCACCTGAAAGTGAGACACTAGCGAGTGGGGGTTCCGATACACTTATTCGCGTGTGGGATTTGGAAAGTAAGCATCTGATCTCTATCCTAAGAGGACATACCGATTCAGTCAATGCCTTGGCTCTTTCGGGCGACGGTGAACTGCTCGTAAGCGGTGGGAGAGATAACTATATTCAGTTGTGGGAGACGAGCAGTGGCAATCCTATATCCGTGTTTCCTGTCCAGGAAGGTGCTATTCGGGAATTGACTTTTTCGGGCGATGGTGAAAAACTTATATACGCCACGCACGACGGTGCGCTCCTCATAAGGGAACGGTAA
- a CDS encoding zinc-binding alcohol dehydrogenase, translating into MQIREVVVTGQNQVELQTADMDTSVLAPNELLIDTEYTFISSGTELANYTGREPKVFQKGEWCEYPWRSGYANVGIVREIGAGVTRAAPGDRVFTYGRHASTLRYSQDRLVAPVREAVDPAVVAASRMAGVAMTAIIVGDIGTNPWVVVFGLGLVGNLASQMFQIHGCRVIGVDPVAERRELAQRCGIRYTVGGDADEAQAQVEEITGGELGNITVDAVGHSGVVMQALRATASHGQLIILGTPRVEVQGNLTDLLSETHLRWITVRGALEWCVPMYPDIGNRTSQWSKQQTIFDWMARGQLHVEPLISHRLKPEQIKQAYDGLLNEPNVYTGVVLDF; encoded by the coding sequence ATGCAAATAAGAGAGGTTGTTGTAACGGGTCAGAACCAAGTGGAGTTGCAGACTGCCGATATGGATACATCGGTGCTCGCTCCCAACGAATTGCTAATAGATACAGAATATACCTTTATCAGTAGTGGCACAGAACTCGCAAATTATACCGGCAGAGAGCCGAAAGTTTTCCAAAAAGGGGAATGGTGTGAGTACCCGTGGCGTTCTGGTTACGCGAATGTCGGCATTGTGCGTGAAATAGGGGCTGGCGTTACCCGAGCGGCTCCTGGTGATCGGGTTTTCACATACGGACGACACGCCTCAACACTCCGATATTCACAAGACCGGTTGGTCGCTCCTGTTAGAGAAGCAGTAGATCCAGCTGTCGTTGCGGCATCACGAATGGCAGGCGTGGCAATGACAGCGATTATTGTAGGAGACATTGGAACCAACCCATGGGTCGTCGTTTTCGGTTTAGGACTTGTTGGGAATCTGGCATCACAGATGTTTCAAATTCACGGATGTCGTGTTATCGGTGTCGATCCGGTAGCGGAGAGACGCGAACTCGCGCAGCGGTGTGGGATTCGCTATACCGTCGGTGGCGATGCTGACGAGGCACAGGCGCAGGTTGAGGAAATAACGGGTGGTGAACTTGGGAATATCACGGTTGATGCTGTCGGACATAGCGGCGTTGTTATGCAAGCACTTCGCGCGACCGCCAGCCACGGGCAACTCATCATCCTTGGCACGCCGCGCGTCGAAGTCCAAGGGAATCTGACCGATCTGCTCTCCGAAACGCATCTGCGATGGATTACTGTCCGTGGGGCATTGGAGTGGTGTGTGCCGATGTATCCGGATATCGGGAATCGGACCTCTCAATGGAGTAAACAGCAAACCATCTTTGACTGGATGGCACGCGGGCAATTGCACGTTGAACCCTTAATTTCTCATCGTCTTAAACCGGAACAGATTAAGCAGGCTTATGACGGTCTTCTCAACGAACCGAATGTGTATACAGGTGTCGTTTTAGATTTTTAA